The region ATACCATAAGAGTTCTAAGAAGATTTAGATCACTGAGGTCGCTGCAAATATTCCATAGGGTTTGATAGCCTTCGTGTCTTTTAGCAATAGAGAACAAGCCTGAGGAAAGCTTTCTAAAAGTTTCTTCCTGTTCCTGCTTAAATTCCTCCACTGAATCCTGCATGGTTGAAAGCACTTAGCAAGAAACACCACTGAAAATACAAAGAAAGCATCTATCTCCTTAACTCCTTCCAGTACTccagttataatcaaataacTTTCCTATGACTAGACTAAGAAGCATTAGAGTAAAGGATATCAGACAAAGCAGTCTGTGCATAAAAGAATATATGAGACGCTTCCAAATGAAAAGAAgccataaaaaatatttagtaataaCATATTGAAACACCAATTCAACCTGGTTTTTGCCTTCAACAAAATCCTTCACTTGCTGATAAAGGCTGTTAAGGAGTGCATCTCTTCTGCTCCAATATTCATCTAATAAACCTTTATGTCCTTCTCCACATTCAATCCTTGCTGTAATTGCACCAGAATATGCTTCTAGTAATATATCAGAGAGTTTTTCGAGGTGTGAATAAAAACTCAATTTCACAGTATCATCTACTGGATATTTTTGCTTAGACAGCTGAAGCATGAGAGATGCAATGCTCCAAAGCCCGTTACGtactttttcttgagaattCCATGGCATTAAACCCTCAGTTGAAGGATACCATAGGTGCTGTTCATTTCTGTAATTCATGGCGGCACGAGTTAATATTACACATGCATTAGAGAGTTCACAAGCTCTTTGAATCTGAACAGAAAATGTCATCTCCTCACTAACAATGTACTCTAACTGTCTCTCCAGGCAATGAAAAAGTTCTTCAAGATCTGACACTTTACTGTAAAATACTTCAGCATTATCCCTGTCCATCAAAAGAACAGTTCTTCGACGAGCTCTTTCACCAACTAACTGAATAAGATCCCAAAGAGCGCCTGCGACTTGCATATCAGAATGCAAATAAGAGCCAAACCCAGTTCCACGGTTCTGACTAATTGTGCTTTGGAGCTCCCTCAGTTGGATCATTGCAGCAAGCTTTTCCCCATGTTCCATGATTATTTGCAAGGAGTGTcctgcaagcaaaagctaaaaTTCTTAACCTTAAAACTAGAAAGGCATACAGAATCATCCAGGGGAGCTGCTGATATAGCCTTTGAATTGATCTATAGGAAGAATTAAagaaacattattttatattcactAACAGCATGATATTGGCTAGTTATAGCATAAAGAACTACAATATATGCAAACAATGAACCAAAGGATAAAGAGATATAATAAAATGTGTTTCTTCTATAAAGTTTGACTGCTAAGAATCATACAGGAATAAAGGATTGAGCAATTTAGTCCTCTTTGCAATTGATTACTTCAAATTTTCATAGCAAATAAAGTTAAATAGAAAGATATAGCACCACAAAGAATCACCCAAATAGGACAAAATTTGATACAAAATCCATCAGATATGAGATATTATACTATGGCTTAAAGATTGATAGTTACTCAAACTCGGTTTTCTTGCTCAACTTTGGGAGAGAAGCATCCCAATGAAACAACTTCAGCAAGAAGGATTCTGAATATGTCTTAAGTCTTGCATGAAGAGATATGTCGCAAAAGTCTAATACTAGGGGAGATGTATAGCCCTATATTCCAACTAATATCACTTAACAGGTTATAACCCATATTCATCCTTGCAGGGATtagtttataatattattaagtatTACAATTATATACACTCAAACTAAAACCAGAGTCATTTAAACTGCATTGTAGTAGCATAAGGATGGAGGTGGATCATACTCTGTTTATAGCATAATTCCTCATGGCACTTTGATAAAGCAAGGAACTGAAGGAACTGCTGATGTTTCTGCTCCTTCTCAATTAGTTGTGTGGTCACAACAGACAGAGCTACAATTTCAGCACCTCGTGTTGTTGTCCAATGTTTAGCAAGGGTATCTACAATTGATTTACTTGTCCTTACAAATACATTTGTATCCCCATCTCTTTCAAATGCACCTGAATGTTTAAGTTTATCAAATGCACCATCAACCTGCCCAGATGAAAGGAAATCATGAAAAAGCTGATTTAGCAGAGCTTCTGACTCTTCATCTTGAGCCGTTCGGCGTGCAATTCCACTTAAACTAGACCTTTGTCTATCTCCAGCATCCCATGCTTCAGAGCTAGCCCTTCTTGGAGCAATATTTCCAGCAAATGATaagcttttcttttcttcctggGATGACCTTTCATTAGAGCTACCTTTGCGAGACAAACTTCTCTCAGGTGGCTCAACCGCACCGAGTTTAACAGCCCTCTCAGGAATGGCCCAAACTCCAGCCTTCTCAGTGAGAACAGCCCATGCTCCTTCCCCATCATCATCAGAAGGGAAAACTGAAGCATCAATAACTTTTCCAGCATCATATGGAAGATCAAATTGGTAAAGCCTGGTGGAGTTTCCCCAGTAATGTGAGACAGTTGCAGTACCATCACCAGAAAGTATAATCACTGAACCAGCTGGTTTGCCCCCAATTTTCAATCtcatagaaaacaaaaaatcttcatcttctacTCTTGCTTTAGGTATTATCACTTGGGGGGGAGCTTGTTTCTCCAAAATCCTTTCATTTGTTGACTGAACACTTTCTGAGTAAACATCTACCCCAGATTTGTATTGCATGGTTAGTAGCGAATACTCAGTGTAGCTTGAACTGGTTATGCGATCCTTGCAAAAGATAGCAATAAGAATAGTAATAACCTTGCCCTCATTGTCAATTTGCAGATCCAGAGGCCATATACGCTTCTGACCAGCTAGATCCTTTTGGATGCCCAGATCACTATCACTGCTAATAATTTCATGAGACCAGATCTTTGAAACAATATGATCAGGAGAAAGTTCAATTGAAAAACACTGTATTTCATGATCTGTCAGTAGAAGAAATTGTCTTTTAGGTTTACCAGAAGAATGAGACAGAAAATGCCAAACCAATGACCTTGGATATCCTCTGCCTCCAACAAAATGCCCACCATCATCACCTCGCGATATGTTCTCATAAATCCTTTTGCGGTAGATACCAGCAGGGCTGCAGAGAAATTGCCAAAGCTCACCACTAGAACTGCAAGCTAGGGCAATACATGCATGATGCTGACAGTTCTCAGGGATAGCAGAAGCAATCAAAGAGTTGATGGAATTTAAGGTTGAACTGCTCCCTAGCTTATTGCGCTGCCACATTTTATTTGGTGTGGCTTTACCATCTACAGGAGAAAAGGTCAACTCCACCTCCTCAGGATCAGCATAACTAATAACTGGACTAGTCCTCGCTTCAGAGAATATGTCTGGCCAGTATACAAGAGTTCGACTTTTCTGATTACATGCAATAACACCAGCAGAACTGCACCGTTGGACAACTTTGTTGGTATGTTGCATGTTATCCCAACTGACAACACTGACTAACCAGTTATCAGAACTGTAAGATTGTTTCCCTACATTATCATTACCAGAAAAAGTAGAAGGAAGTTCAAGAACAACACAGTTCCTAGAAGCAGCTGAAGCCAAGTAACTCCAGATAAAGAGTTTGCTTCCACTGATAATCCAAGCCAAGAAAGTTTCCTTGTCCATTCCACCAGACATGGATGCACTACCTGACAaaatatgcaaatatatatatggtattatGGTGATATCATTCTTCAAAGCCATATTTAAGCTGTTAagagaaatggaaaacagaaaTACATGCACCATTACATTTTACAAAATGCTTAGAGGGCAAAATTAAGCACTAAAAGCAAGGACATAAATGAGCTCACATCACTAACCAGGTGCATAATTTTGAAGCACAACAGCTTGTTGATCACGTAAGACTTGAGGAAACTCTCCAACAAATACAGGCTTTACCAGATCAGTGTCATCCCCTTTGTCGCTCCTCTTTGTAGGGGGGATTCTAAACATGTCAACAACAAAAACTATGACTGTTAGTTATTATCAGTTGGCATGGTATTAGCAATCTACCTCTCCAGTCTCCCCCCATACATGAGCATATTGTTAATATACATATCACTATTTAGTATAACCTCTTCCTCAACTACTATATATCACACAAATATCACGGAATACACAACCGAACTCAATTCGTTTCTGGCTTTAATTACTACACGAGTATTTATAACTCTCAATAACTCAGAAATTTCCTGAACATCAAAAGAAAGAGAGCTAATATTCCACTGAAATCACTTATCAAATTTCAGTTCAAGACTAAATGCAGAGAAATTCAGAAGCAGCATCGCCATCGCATCGCGCGCTAGTGTGCATACGTACCTGGCGAGAACAGAAAGACGAGAAGCCCAGGGAGCAGGGGTACCGGTGCTAGGGCGATTGGGAACAGCGTTATCAAGGTTCGACCTCCGGTTCTCGAGCAGAGGCGTCACCGGCGAATCGGCAGCCGTCCTTTCGCGGCCGGGCTTTCTAGCCGTCAAGTTGGATTTCCTCGTCCCCGGGGAGAACATTTTCCGATTTCACACTGGAGGAGTGTGGGAGAGAGTGAAAGAGAAAGGAGTAGGGTTCAGGGTTTTGCGGGTGAATGAAGAAGAGAAAGTGCGTCTGCTAACGACCACGGCGAGTGCGAGGCAAGCTGGAGCTGCTGCACAAACCCATTTTCAAAACAAATCTGATTCTCCcttcatttttatgttttccCCCCTTCTAATTCATACTGCAATTTGTAGTTTAGATTCATCTTAAcctaagttttttttcttttttattttttgtcgaCTCAATAAGAGCCAATAACACATATTTTTAAGTCCGTATTATACTTAAACTAATATTCTTTCACACTGTATTATACTCAAACTAATATTCTTCAGATTGAGCAACTAAGTAGTCAAAATCAGTAATTGAactagagttaatacccaatatagtcctcgactatagtggttttactcagtttagtcctaagtgactttttgtactctatttagtcctcgactttaatggttttactcactttagtcctctgttaagaattctgtttgttgggtgttaataacaaggttaacatggtaatttcacttctattttgttttttatcaaattaattattaattatatgtcctaatttATCTCTATCTTAGTATCTCTAATGTATTGATACTACAGGAACAGAATGCTAATTGattgagtttgaattcattACTGTTAATGCTATTTGCTAATTATTTGCTAATTGCTTTGTGTTTAGattcatttgaaaataactaaaaatgctTCTATTTGAATTCATTTGAAAAGTGATCAGAATTTCAATATGCCAAAGTTAACTAATTGCTCATTATTTGCtaactgttttttcttttttttcctaaagtattataatttactttgtctttagtatgcaattgtgtaaatatatatagaacatataattaataattaatttgataaaaaaaaaatagaaatgaaattatcatgttaaccttgttattaacacccaacaaacagaattcttaacagaggactaaagtggataaaatcattaaagtcgaggactaaatagagtacaaaaagtcacttaggactaaattgagtaaaaccactatagtcgaggactatattgggtattaactcaattgaactactatggtttaaaaaaaaaaaaaaaagtgcaattgactTGCCTAATTTCATTTCTAATGAGGTGTTTGCTAGTAAAACTAGtcaaaaaattgtcaaatttcatttgtaataAGTTGTTTGCTGGTAAAACTAGTCAAAAAATCTACCGGCACTTTAAAAATAATGACATGGAAAATTCTTTTTGTTATTCATGAGTTG is a window of Ipomoea triloba cultivar NCNSP0323 chromosome 11, ASM357664v1 DNA encoding:
- the LOC115996621 gene encoding nuclear pore complex protein NUP133, with protein sequence MFSPGTRKSNLTARKPGRERTAADSPVTPLLENRRSNLDNAVPNRPSTGTPAPWASRLSVLARIPPTKRSDKGDDTDLVKPVFVGEFPQVLRDQQAVVLQNYAPGSASMSGGMDKETFLAWIISGSKLFIWSYLASAASRNCVVLELPSTFSGNDNVGKQSYSSDNWLVSVVSWDNMQHTNKVVQRCSSAGVIACNQKSRTLVYWPDIFSEARTSPVISYADPEEVELTFSPVDGKATPNKMWQRNKLGSSSTLNSINSLIASAIPENCQHHACIALACSSSGELWQFLCSPAGIYRKRIYENISRGDDGGHFVGGRGYPRSLVWHFLSHSSGKPKRQFLLLTDHEIQCFSIELSPDHIVSKIWSHEIISSDSDLGIQKDLAGQKRIWPLDLQIDNEGKVITILIAIFCKDRITSSSYTEYSLLTMQYKSGVDVYSESVQSTNERILEKQAPPQVIIPKARVEDEDFLFSMRLKIGGKPAGSVIILSGDGTATVSHYWGNSTRLYQFDLPYDAGKVIDASVFPSDDDGEGAWAVLTEKAGVWAIPERAVKLGAVEPPERSLSRKGSSNERSSQEEKKSLSFAGNIAPRRASSEAWDAGDRQRSSLSGIARRTAQDEESEALLNQLFHDFLSSGQVDGAFDKLKHSGAFERDGDTNVFVRTSKSIVDTLAKHWTTTRGAEIVALSVVTTQLIEKEQKHQQFLQFLALSKCHEELCYKQRHSLQIIMEHGEKLAAMIQLRELQSTISQNRGTGFGSYLHSDMQVAGALWDLIQLVGERARRRTVLLMDRDNAEVFYSKVSDLEELFHCLERQLEYIVSEEMTFSVQIQRACELSNACVILTRAAMNYRNEQHLWYPSTEGLMPWNSQEKVRNGLWSIASLMLQLSKQKYPVDDTVKLSFYSHLEKLSDILLEAYSGAITARIECGEGHKGLLDEYWSRRDALLNSLYQQVKDFVEGKNQDSVEEFKQEQEETFRKLSSGLFSIAKRHEGYQTLWNICSDLSDLNLLRTLMHESMGPTGGFSYFVFQQLYDNKQWSKLMRLGEEFQEELAIFLKQHQDLLWLHEVFLHQFSSATETLHVLALSQDDRSISDMDTFSYATNKRTSLSDRKRFLNLSKIAAMAGKDANFETKLKRIDADLKILNLQEIILELLPDDEMQNIGQRQLLPPMDLIELCLKSQSRELSLRAFDVFAWTSFSFLKSNTSLLEECWRNASNQDDWEKLYQASVAEGWSDEETLSILQDTILFQASSRCYGPNAITFEGSFNEVLPLRRESFELQNLKGTASSVETILMQHKDFPDAGKLMLTAIMLGSVQGDAIMEDPSPME